From Hylaeus volcanicus isolate JK05 chromosome 2, UHH_iyHylVolc1.0_haploid, whole genome shotgun sequence, the proteins below share one genomic window:
- the LOC128872733 gene encoding uncharacterized protein LOC128872733: MFRKEHTGDYSDVENQRKDLERRLEKLEKENRKLRRKKKRKSHRRRNRSSDAVTDKSWSSGYRDRFRYSRARSFGSDRSVSSIPPDRSEQEDNPADDRHAGQIHRVLLDSTSQLTNLRNNPVDDVPLVDSGEPVVLNTEAALRSDILDIFGKRICEERVFGPPVLKDLVVRCEDVIKEGLSEEIKVEVLKKYPPPSNCTSIDHPKLNPEFKSVVQELVAKSNDRIRKKQEKITASLALAMQAMSIVVKGKENPEMLSLVKYLFGLIQLLADLQHDESFARRSLILANINASLRDAVNASGCGEFLFGSNLEEVLKNAKTLESSCRELKVAQRSQPLKQTKNLKFPPRQPQTRNYPAASGGQKPRYHLLQKKQPQFVQKPRYQRRDRDRN, translated from the exons ATGTTTCGCAAAGAGCATACAGGAGATTATTCCGATGTGGAAAACCAAAGGAAGGATCTCGAGAGACGTCTTGAGAAgttggaaaaggaaaatagaaagctgaggaggaaaaagaagaggaaaagtCATCGTCGCAGGAATAGATCGAGTGACGCGGTTACCGATAAGTCGTGGTCGAGCGGAT ATCGTGACCGTTTCAGATATTCCAGAGCGAGATCTTTTGGTTCGGATCGGTCTGTTTCTTCGATTCCTCCAGATAGGAGTGAACAAGAAGACAACCCGGCAGATGACAGGCATGCAGGTCAGATACATCGGGTTTTGCTGGATTCCACGAGTCAGTTGACAAATCTACGGAACAACCCTGTCGATGACGTGCCACTGGTAGATTCTGGTGAGCCAGTGGTATTGAACACAGAAGCTGCGTTACGTTCTGatattttagacatttttgGCAAGCGTATTTGCGAAGAAAGAGTCTTCGGTCCCCCAGTTCTTAAAGATCTGGTGGTACGCTGCGAAGACGTTATTAAAGAGGGTCTGTCGGAGGAAATTAAAGTAGAGGTCTTGAAGAAATATCCACCTCCTAGTAACTGTACGTCCATTGATCATCCTAAACTAAATCCTGAGTTCAAATCTGTTGTCCAGGAGTTAGTTGCCAAGAGCAATGACCGCATTCGGAAAAAACAGGAAAAGATTACTGCTTCCTTGGCGCTTGCAATGCAGGCAATGTCTATTGTTGTGAAGGGGAAGGAGAATCCTGAAATGCTGTCtttagttaaatatttgttcggtTTGATCCAGCTATTGGCGGATCTGCAGCACGATGAGTCTTTTGCTCGTCGAAGCCTGATATTAGCCAATATCAACGCTTCTCTTCGAGACGCCGTCAACGCATCTGGCTGcggagaatttttgtttggaagCAATTTGGAAGAGGTGTTGAAAAATGCAAAGACGTTGGAAAGTTCCTGCAGGGAGCTCAAGGTCGCTCAAAGATCGCAACCTttgaaacaaacaaagaaCTTGAAATTCCCGCCCCGTCAACCTCAGACCAGGAATTATCCAGCGGCGTCGGGCGGGCAGAAGCCAAGGTATCACTTGCTACAAAAGAAGCAGCCGCAGTTTGTTCAGAAACCTCGCTACCAGagacgcgatcgcgatcggaACTGA